In Ornithodoros turicata isolate Travis chromosome 1, ASM3712646v1, whole genome shotgun sequence, the DNA window CATCCAGCAGTCGATCCCAGATCCGAGCTGATACCAATTTCCGCAGGGGATacagctcaacccacttcgtgaagtgatctgtaatgACTAACAGGTATtggttaccacggggacttcTGGGGTATGGCCCCATTATgtcacatgcgactatctgccaaggcCCTTGACTgacaatcggttgcagcaatCCTGGCGGCTGTCCTCCCCTAGGTTTCGACTTCTGACACACTGGACAGCTGCGAGTAaaccgcaaaacatcctgtctcatgcctggccacgtcgcgatacgacataacttagaataagtcttgctgccgctaccgtgaccTGCCAAAGCAGAGTCATGGAAATATATGAGGAATAACTTACGTAGCTTTCGTGGTACTACGATCCTGAAAGGGTTGCCGCCGacctcctcgtcgtccgcctggggGATGTACCTCACCAGAagaccatcctcgctcagctgataggagtcgAACCTCTCTTCAGCGTCACCGGCGTCCGCTGGGCCCGTTGTCTCCAGCCACCTTACTACACGCTGACAGAGTCCGTCCGTCCTCTGGGCTTCCACGATGTCCTTCCGGCTCACGATGTGTCCCCACGCTAGCTCTCCGTCCGTTCCGGCTTGTCCAACCGCGGCTACGAGCTCCTGCGTGGTAACGACGTCCTCCAGGGGCAGAGGTGCTCGAGACAGCGCATCTGCCACTTTGTTAGAGGTCCCCCTCCGATATTCGATCGAGAAGTCGTACCTTTGCAACGTCAGACTCCAACGTGCAAGTCTTCCGGCGGGATTTTTCAGTCTACTCAGCCAGGTgagtgcctgatggtcagtcTGGATTGCAAATTTCGCACCATCCAGATACATGTCAAACTTATTCAGTGCGAACATGATAGCCAGGCACTCTTTCTCTGTCACGGTGTAATTTCGTTCAGGTGATGTCAGCGTgcggcttgcaaatgccaccGGCCGAAGTTCACCTTCGTGCTGTTGTAACAACACTGCGCCCAGTCCATAATCGCTCGCGTCTGTCTGCATTACAAATGGGCGATTAAGATCTGGGAGATACAGACAGGTGATCTGCGCTATCGCTTCCGTCAGGGCGGAGAATGCATTCTCCTGTGCTTCTCCCCATGACCAGCGCGCACCTTTCCGCAATAGCCAGGTTAGTGGCTGCGTCATGTCCGAACACCGCGGTATGAATTGTCTATAAAATCCAATCATaccaaggaagcgctgcaagctctTTACCTCCTGCGGGCGAGGGTAGTCTAGGATAGCCTTcagcttgtcctcgttcggcctgaccgtgccggactccactGTAAACCCGAGCAGGTCGATGCGGTTAGTCGCCAACTGCATCTTTCGAGGATTGACCGTCAACCCAGCAGCTTGCATACGTCCGAACACCACTTTCAGGTGtgaaaggtgttcctggaatgaacgtgaaaaaattactacgtcatccatATAAGCCATGGCGAAGTTGTACTTCGCATCGCCGAGCACCTCGTCCATCATACGCTGAAAACTAGCCGGGGAATTGGACAGTCCGAAGGGAAGCCGGACGAACTCAAACagtcccctatgacaggtaaaggctgtcttTTCGACATCATTAGGTGCTATCGGTATCTGCAGGAATCCTCGACTGCAGTCCAAGATTGTAAACACACGGGCTGATCCCAACGTGTACATGATCGAGTCTATAGAGGGAAATGGATACGAATCTCTCACCGTCACCTCGTTCAACCGGCGGTAGTCCACGCACAACCTTGCGGTTCCATCTTTCTTCGGAGCGAGTACCACCGGAAAGGCCCACGGGCTGCGCGAGGGTCTCGCAGCACCCGTCTCGATCATTTCGTTCAGCGCAGCATCGAGCAACTTGCGCTTGTGGACGCTAAGCGGCCGCGGGTTGCATCTCCAaggccttgcgtcgccggtgTCTATGCCGTGTTCCAAGACTTCGGTCAAACCTGGTTTTTCCGTAAACATCCGGGAAAAGGGTAGCAATGCTTGCTCCAGCATTTCTCGTTGCTCTGAGGTTCCAGAAAACCCTTGCAGACCCTCCTGCAAGGCAGCAGTTGCAACTACAGGCGTTCGGTATTCTGTTCCGTGATGATCTCCAACGGGCAGTGATGGTCCAGCGCCGCGAGGTACTCCAGCGGCTTGCTGCTTAGGTTCATCGCTGTTGCCAGTCGGTTCCCGGTTTCGCTTTGAGCAGTCGTCCTGGGTTCCCTCACCAGTCCGGCGTTGGTCCGCTCCAGGGGTTGTCCACTCCAGGAATGGGTAGAAGGCACTGCTGCATGCATGCTGGTAACCTCCGCGACGCAAGTCCAGGACAAGTCCcatccggataatgaagtcgcgtcccaggatcatTGCTCCTGCCAGTCCAGGAAGGTAAACAAAGCGTTGTCTGACCCGATGTCCATCGACAGCCAAGGTAAGGCGCACCGCGCCACCGGCAGGTACAACCGCATCAGAGGCGAGCCTTAGGCGAGTCCTGGTCGTCCGTACCGAGATGTTCCGCTCCGGGCACCAGCCGTGGATGGTGTCGCCGATCAGGGAAACAGTTGCTCCGGTGTCCACCAAACCTGCAACGTCTTTGCCCAAAACGCGCACCACGATGAAAGGTCCAATGTTGCAGATGTCATCTTGCAATCGGCACGCAAGCGGGACCAAGGCCACTGTATTATCAGAAAAGATAGCACGGTTAGAAGTAACTTGCCTCTTATCAATGTTCGCTCCGGCCGACGACGGGAATTCGTAATCTGCGGTTACCGCCGTCGGCGTTCCGAGTTTCCCTGGGGGGGTTCTTTCGGGGGTGGCCGAAGTACGATGTGGGCAGTCCCGACGGATGTGTCCGTGTTGCCCGCAACCGTAACAACACGGTCTCCCAACGTTTAGTCCATTAGAGCGCGGTGGGGTTGATCCCTCAATCCTGTCGTTACGCCGGTATCCTGACGTTCGGCGACGTTCGCTACCGGTCTGTCCTGCGCTCCTCGAAGTCTCCTCAACAAGCCTCGCTCGGTTCCTTTGCTCGTGCGCAAAAGGATCGAGTGAGCGGTGTGAAGCACCTGCCGACGCTCCGCTATTCGGTCCTGCAGGCCAACGGGGATGCAGCTCCGTTGCCTGTACCGATCCGCCCCATGAACAACTAGGCTCAAGAGTCTCCTCCGGTCTAGGAGGTGGGCGGTAACGCAGCTCAGCTAGCAAGTCGGCCTGAATGCTGCGCGCTTCTGTAGCTAACTCCGACAGGGAAGTAAAACTTCGACCCCGTAAATATGGCTTGAACCGAGGGTGGCACTGTCGGATAACGCGTGCCACCTTCTCTTTTTCGTCTACGAGAGGGTCCGCTCTCCGATACAGTTCCTGAATCGCACGGATGTATTCCAAAAGGCTCTCATCCACTATGCTGCGTTCGGGCTGCAAGCTCTTCGCGCATACGCATCGCGTAGTCCCGAAACTGCTGCTTGAATACGCTCATCGAGAAAAATGGGGTCTGGGACCTACGCCACAAAGCAGCTGAGCTTACCAGCGCTGCGGGAAGTACTCGACGCAGAATGACGTCGTCGGTGGCTCCAACGGCAGTTTGGTAAGCACTCAAGTCGGCGAGGAAATCTTCAGCCGACTTGGAGTCGCTgtagcccgaaaatgtcggtaccGGCAAGTTCAGGCGCAGCTGCGTGTCCGGGGACGGCTGGGCGGCGGGCGTGCTGCTACCAAGCTGCTGCGTCAGTAACGTACAGAGGGATGCCATCTGTCGAAGCAAGTCCTCAGCCACTGGCGCAGGCTCGTCCTCGTCACTGTCTGGGTCGTGCTTCTTCCTGGGAAGCATCTCCGGTCGAAGAACCTGCGTTGCAACGCAGACGGCGGCAGaacgaagaaaacaaacaaaatgcaCACTAACTGCAACTATGCCGTGCCCTCCGGGGAAAACGGTACGACGGGTCGAAAACAccaacgttgggcgccaattttgtgggaacctcggcccacaaacccggggtggttccgtattcgacccc includes these proteins:
- the LOC135378652 gene encoding uncharacterized protein LOC135378652; translated protein: MPFNFCHRRALQSAKRHEIDDQVLATSDDLRDLSRCDFVKKMFAPVQSAYQRKAFAKEHFHYVKPVQHQYADNANESFHYVPIASVLKNILETPTAAESVLHPPPCSDPGKISNFRDGTLHKQLLSITQQAVLPSTVYITLYSDELEIVNPIGPKRGTHKLLVVYFAFLDLHPKFRSQVKHIHLALIAKYPDSKGRLDVVLAPLISDLNLLATEGIDVVKAMGNVSLNTIFLHADPSARPYRADDFAEGVFSVILKEDVAQFGAYLYNHVWALTLHSRLPKEKLVAKKEISVKNKKCIILDPIQNEIYMSVHWLPMHVSDNGVSNALTAYGEVEKIERGRWRSTAFAGAETTTRKVAIVLRKGVSVEDIPHVMKIMGGHVLIDIPGRPPLCLRCKKVGHLRKICRASWCKTCRNFGHVPDDCISTYAAKTRAPAEYTTTAELMDVDENVQVGATALEKREHQSEPERHMQAEAVGDETAALSERRINEEITSGTGTDEKLRQQKAKTHEAAGHSPEDTKGVQYKDSLPEAGNSETDLVVLRPEMLPRKKHDPDSDEDEPAPVAEDLLRQMASLCTLLTQQLGSSTPAAQPSPDTQLRLNLPCLPNCRWSHRRRHSASSTSRSAVALVPLACRLQDDICNIGPFIVVRVLGKDVAGLVDTGATVSLIGDTIHGWCPERNISVRTTRTRLRLASDAVVPAGGAVRLTLAVDGHRVRQRFVYLPGLAGAMILGRDFIIRMGLVLDLRRGGYQHACSSAFYPFLEWTTPGADQRRTGEGTQDDCSKRNREPTGNSDEPKQQAAGVPRGAGPSLPVGDHHGTEYRTPVVATAALQEGLQGFSGTSEQREMLEQALLPFSRMFTEKPGLTEVLEHGIDTGDARPWRCNPRPLSVHKRKLLDAALNEMIETGAARPSRSPWAFPVVLAPKKDGTARLCVDYRRLNEVTEHLSHLKVVFGRMQAAGLTVNPRKMQLATNRIDLLGFTVESGTVRPNEDKLKAILDYPRPQEVKSLQRFLGMIGFYRQFIPRCSDMTQPLTWLLRKGARWSWGEAQENAFSALTEAIAQITCLYLPDLNRPFVMQTDASDYGLGAVLLQQHEGELRPVAFASRTLTSPERNYTVTEKECLAIMFALNKFDMYLDGAKFAIQTDHQALTWLSRLKNPAGRLARWSLTLQRYDFSIEYRRGTSNKVADALSRAPLPLEDVVTTQELVAAVGQAGTDGELAWGHIVSRKDIVEAQRTDGLCQRVVRWLETTGPADAGDAEERFDSYQLSEDGLLVRYIPQADDEEVGGNPFRIVVPRKLRKLFLIYFHDSALAGHGSGSKTYSKLCRIATWPGMRQDVLRFTRSCPVCQKSKPRGGQPPGLLQPIVSQGPWQIVACDIMGPYPRSPRGNQYLLVITDHFTKWVELYPLRKLVSARIWDRLLDVFSRFGFPDQLITDNASYFTSKVFVDTCSALSIRHKKTSPYHPQANITERVNRNIKMMMVTLTSRHKDWDARLTEIGFATRTTENRSTGFTPAYLSFGREIVFPLENTLRTLREQPRRPYARYAEDIRNRLSTAVRCARENLEVARLEQASQYNKGRRQVTYRVGDLVLRRTHPLSDAAKGFAASLADRWDGPYRVSAQLTPVTYRLERCSTSEESDPVHITDLKEFIDRILEQEEGQEDSGTSSSQSQPFRGPIDTESQPAEDGTVRGGLPGSPRYNLRPRRPPR